DNA from Petropleomorpha daqingensis:
AGAAGAACGCCTTCCAGCTCTGCGCCCCGGCCTGCGCCGCGGCGGCGTAGAAGGCGTTGCCCCAGCCGCTGCGGGCCAGGCCGACGACGTACAGCACCGCGGCGCCGGCCAGCAGCGCCGCGGTGAGCAGCCGGTCGCGGACCGCGGCGGTCACGGCGCCGGGGTGCCGACCGACCCGGTCAGCCGGGCCACCACGACCGTCGTGAGCAGGATCGCCAGGCCCCCCGCCGCGAGACCGATCAGCAGGCCGGCGACGACGTCCTGCAGGTGGTGGACGTGCGCGGCCACCCGGGCGGCCGCCACCAGCACCGCACCGACCCCGACCAGCACGCCGACCCCGCGGCGGTACCGCAGCACCAGCGCGGTCAGCAGCCCGGCGGCGGCCGCGTGGTCGGAGGGGAACCCGTTGTCGCGCGGGTGCGGAAACAGCGGGTGCAGCGACGGGTTCTGCACGAACGGGCGGGGATCGGCGTGCAGCGAGCCGGCCAGCCAGATGCCGAGCCCCAGCAGCGCCAGGCCGACCACGGCTTCGGCGGCGAGCCGCACCTTGCCGGCGCGGTCGAGGGCCAGCCAGGTCAGGCCCGCCACCAGCGCCAGGACGAACAGCAGGTACTGGGCCACCGCGACGATCACCGCGTTCACGCGGCCACCGCCACCGGCGCCTCCGACCACGACGGCGCGGGCGGGCCGGGCGCGCTCCCGCGCGCCACGACCACCAGCCCCGCACCGAGCAGCAGCGCGCCGGCGAGCTGGCCCAGCCGCGCGGCGGTCCCCGCCAGCAGCGCCTCCCCGAACAGCGGTCCCGCCAGGAGGACGGCCACGCCCGGTTCCAGCACGGAGAGCACCGGCAGTGACTGGACGAGCGGCCCGGCCGCGAACGCGGCCTGGGCGAGCGCGGTCCCGACGACCGCCAGGGCGGCCAGCTCGACCGCCGTCCCCGCCGCGGCCCACGACAGCAGAGGGAGCCCGACCACCTGCTTGAGCAGCAGCCCGGTGACGGCGAAGCTCGTGCCCGCGGCGGCGCCGAGGACGAGCGGGCGGTGCCGCCGGGTGGGCCGGCGCGCCCACAGCGCCGCCAGTCCGCCGAGGGCGAGGGCGGCGACGGTGACCCCTGCCAGGCCGAGCTGGGGCGCGGTCGCGGTGCCCGCGGTCGGTCGCGCCGTCAGCAGGAACGTGGTCAGCCCGACCGCCACGGCGACGGCGCCGAGCCACGGGCCCAGCCCCGGCCGGCCCGGGCGCCCCCGGTCGAGCCAGGCGCCGAGCGCCAGGGAGAGGACCAGGCCGCCGGCGAGCAGCGGCTGCACGAGCACGACCGGGCCGCTGCGCAGCGCGCCGACGTGCAGCAGCACCCCGACGACGCCGGCCGCCTCCCCGGCCAGCCAGGCCGGCCGGCGGACCAGCCGCACCAGCCACCGGCCGCCGGCCGCGGCGGTGTCGGTCGCCGTCCGGTGCTGGACGACGGTCGAGACGGCGAAGGCGCAGGCCGCGGCGAGCGCGAGGAGGACGGCGGTCAGCACGGTGCCGCCAGGTGGTCGGCGAGCGGGCGGACCTCGAGCCCCTGGGCGCGCACCCGCGCGGCCAGCAGCGGGAGCGCGGCGACGGTGGACCTCCAGGAGCCGGGCCGGCTGGTGCAGTCGGAGTCGTGGAGGAGCACCGTGCCTCCGTCGCGGAGGGTGTGCATCACCTCGGCCACGATCTGGACCGGGGGCCCGGCCCGCCAGTCCTTGCCCCACGCCGTCC
Protein-coding regions in this window:
- a CDS encoding phosphatase PAP2 family protein produces the protein MNAVIVAVAQYLLFVLALVAGLTWLALDRAGKVRLAAEAVVGLALLGLGIWLAGSLHADPRPFVQNPSLHPLFPHPRDNGFPSDHAAAAGLLTALVLRYRRGVGVLVGVGAVLVAAARVAAHVHHLQDVVAGLLIGLAAGGLAILLTTVVVARLTGSVGTPAP
- a CDS encoding DMT family transporter, which codes for MLTAVLLALAAACAFAVSTVVQHRTATDTAAAGGRWLVRLVRRPAWLAGEAAGVVGVLLHVGALRSGPVVLVQPLLAGGLVLSLALGAWLDRGRPGRPGLGPWLGAVAVAVGLTTFLLTARPTAGTATAPQLGLAGVTVAALALGGLAALWARRPTRRHRPLVLGAAAGTSFAVTGLLLKQVVGLPLLSWAAAGTAVELAALAVVGTALAQAAFAAGPLVQSLPVLSVLEPGVAVLLAGPLFGEALLAGTAARLGQLAGALLLGAGLVVVARGSAPGPPAPSWSEAPVAVAA